In one Dehalogenimonas formicexedens genomic region, the following are encoded:
- the rimO gene encoding 30S ribosomal protein S12 methylthiotransferase RimO — MNQNTFKIVSLGCAKNTVDADSMAQLLTAAGFQHVDSRKRAKVIIVNTCGFMTSASEESYAELAKLASRKKQGQILIAAGCLAERYGDGINSRVPGVDAVLGTRRWMDIADLVRGLTKSQTPSFDVTTNPGDGPTGAGSGGVKRVTVQGASAYLKIADGCSRQCAFCAIPLIKGPTASRPIESIVSEAVFLQERGVREIVLLAQNSTDYGLDLGLKNGLARLLRKMTAAAPGVDWIRIMYAFPGGVTDELIEVMATHKQIVPYIDLPLQHAHPDVLRRMGRPADIDWVYKTLEIMRKSIPDLALRSTFIVGYPGETESEFQYLLDFIGDIRFDRLGTFKFSFEKGTPAEALGDPISDDLKEERLKRLMEKQQPISLERNQDFIGRELKVLVEGSGDGVSIGRSYRDAPEVDGLVIVKGQVSPGKMIQVHIDDAMVYDLGGSPV, encoded by the coding sequence ATGAACCAAAATACTTTTAAAATTGTCTCTTTGGGCTGTGCCAAAAACACGGTCGACGCGGATTCCATGGCGCAACTGCTGACAGCGGCCGGGTTTCAGCATGTCGATTCCCGGAAAAGGGCCAAAGTCATTATCGTCAATACCTGCGGCTTCATGACCTCCGCTTCCGAGGAATCATACGCGGAGTTAGCCAAGCTGGCATCGCGCAAGAAGCAGGGGCAAATCCTAATAGCCGCCGGATGCCTGGCAGAGCGCTACGGGGATGGCATCAACTCCCGGGTACCCGGCGTCGATGCCGTCCTTGGTACGCGACGCTGGATGGACATCGCGGATCTGGTCCGCGGCCTTACCAAATCCCAGACTCCCAGCTTTGACGTGACGACTAATCCGGGAGACGGCCCAACCGGCGCCGGTAGTGGTGGTGTCAAACGGGTGACGGTGCAGGGTGCGAGCGCTTATCTCAAGATCGCCGACGGCTGCTCACGACAGTGTGCCTTCTGCGCCATCCCGCTGATCAAAGGGCCGACCGCGAGCCGGCCGATAGAATCGATCGTATCGGAAGCTGTTTTCCTGCAAGAACGGGGAGTCAGGGAAATTGTCCTGCTGGCCCAGAACAGCACGGATTACGGGCTCGACCTCGGTTTGAAAAACGGCCTGGCGCGGCTGCTCCGGAAAATGACCGCCGCAGCCCCGGGGGTGGACTGGATCAGGATCATGTACGCTTTTCCGGGCGGGGTGACCGATGAGCTTATCGAAGTCATGGCGACGCACAAACAAATCGTCCCTTACATCGACCTGCCGCTGCAGCACGCTCATCCGGATGTACTGCGGCGCATGGGACGCCCCGCCGATATTGACTGGGTATATAAAACACTCGAAATAATGCGCAAATCTATCCCCGACCTGGCGCTCCGGAGCACTTTCATCGTCGGATATCCGGGTGAAACCGAATCCGAATTCCAATATCTTCTGGATTTTATCGGGGACATCCGTTTCGACAGGCTCGGCACTTTCAAGTTCTCTTTTGAAAAAGGCACGCCGGCGGAAGCGCTCGGCGACCCGATATCAGATGATTTGAAAGAAGAGCGGTTGAAACGGCTTATGGAAAAACAGCAGCCGATATCTCTCGAACGCAACCAGGATTTTATCGGGCGCGAGTTGAAGGTACTGGTGGAGGGCAGCGGCGACGGGGTCTCGATCGGGCGAAGCTATCGCGACGCCCCGGAAGTCGACGGACTGGTGATCGTCAAAGGCCAAGTCTCGCCGGGAAAAATGATTCAGGTTCATATCGACGACGCGATGGTTTACGACCTGGGCGGGTCGCCGGTTTAG
- a CDS encoding peptide chain release factor 3, with amino-acid sequence MNAAQETKPDNKGLKKEVSRRRTFAIISHPDAGKTTLTEKFLLYAGAVELAGSVRARASQQHTASDWMTMERQRGISISATALEMEYQGFRINLLDTPGHQDFSEDTYRTLMAADSAVMVLDSAKGIEAQTEKLFRVCRMRGVPILTFINKMDHPGRDPLALLDEIERILGIAAVPMNWPVGEAPSFQGVYDLRGNKMLRFQRTEHNRFRAPVQVSGIDDPALPELLGQAAYDKLVEDASLLSGAVAEFDLVRFLNGTMTPVFFGSALNNFGVEAFLNAVLELAPAPVARETEQGVIDPASDTFRGFVFKLQANIDPRHRDRMAFVRVCSGKFEKDMLVLNPRLKQEIRLSRAFKLFGRERVSVDEAFPGDVIGVVSPGLLSIGDTVTTGKPIDFAKIPVFPPEHFAILVNDDVTRFKQFNKGLEQLEEEGAIQVLNSEDALRREPIVAAVGELQFDVVLSRLEEEYGVKARVQRLGFCGARWIRASDGAIPRMSLSTGMRRCRDKNDGIVVLYNSKWELEYFQKENPGLILSETS; translated from the coding sequence TTGAACGCTGCTCAAGAAACCAAACCGGATAATAAAGGGTTAAAAAAAGAGGTATCGAGGAGACGCACCTTCGCGATCATTTCTCACCCTGACGCGGGCAAAACGACGCTGACCGAGAAATTTCTGCTCTATGCCGGGGCGGTAGAACTGGCGGGATCGGTTAGAGCCCGGGCAAGCCAGCAACATACCGCCTCGGACTGGATGACCATGGAGCGCCAACGGGGCATCTCCATTTCGGCGACCGCGCTTGAGATGGAGTACCAGGGTTTCCGTATCAATCTGCTCGATACGCCAGGGCACCAGGATTTCAGCGAGGACACCTACCGGACGCTGATGGCCGCCGACAGCGCCGTCATGGTGCTGGATTCAGCCAAGGGTATCGAGGCACAAACCGAAAAGTTATTCCGGGTCTGCCGGATGAGGGGCGTCCCGATCCTGACTTTCATCAACAAGATGGATCACCCCGGCCGTGACCCGCTGGCGCTTCTCGACGAGATAGAACGGATTCTAGGTATCGCCGCCGTACCGATGAACTGGCCGGTCGGCGAAGCCCCGTCGTTTCAGGGGGTGTACGACCTACGGGGCAATAAGATGCTGCGTTTTCAGAGGACGGAACACAACCGGTTCCGGGCGCCGGTGCAGGTTTCGGGCATCGACGATCCGGCGCTGCCGGAATTGCTGGGCCAGGCCGCCTACGACAAACTTGTCGAAGACGCGTCGCTCCTTTCGGGGGCAGTGGCCGAGTTCGACTTGGTACGATTTCTGAACGGAACGATGACGCCGGTATTTTTCGGCAGCGCGCTCAATAACTTCGGGGTCGAGGCTTTTTTGAACGCGGTCCTGGAACTCGCCCCGGCGCCGGTTGCCAGAGAAACGGAACAGGGCGTTATCGACCCGGCCAGCGATACCTTCCGGGGTTTCGTCTTCAAACTCCAGGCCAATATCGATCCCAGGCACAGGGACCGGATGGCCTTTGTCAGGGTGTGTTCCGGGAAGTTCGAAAAAGACATGCTGGTGTTAAACCCCAGGCTGAAACAGGAGATTCGCCTTTCAAGAGCCTTCAAGCTGTTTGGCCGGGAACGGGTGAGCGTCGATGAGGCTTTTCCGGGGGATGTCATCGGCGTTGTAAGCCCGGGGTTGCTGAGCATTGGCGATACCGTCACCACCGGAAAACCGATCGATTTCGCCAAAATCCCGGTGTTTCCTCCGGAGCATTTTGCCATCTTGGTCAATGACGACGTAACCCGATTCAAACAATTCAACAAGGGACTCGAACAGCTCGAGGAGGAAGGCGCCATCCAGGTTCTGAACTCGGAGGACGCGTTGAGGCGGGAACCGATTGTGGCGGCGGTGGGAGAACTCCAATTCGACGTGGTGCTTTCACGGCTGGAAGAGGAATACGGCGTAAAAGCCAGGGTTCAACGGTTGGGTTTCTGCGGAGCCAGATGGATAAGAGCGTCCGACGGCGCCATTCCCCGGATGTCTTTATCAACCGGGATGCGGCGGTGCCGGGACAAGAACGACGGCATAGTCGTCCTTTACAATTCGAAATGGGAACTCGAATATTTCCAGAAGGAAAATCCGGGACTTATTCTATCCGAGACCAGCTAG
- a CDS encoding DMT family transporter has translation MFDNLKSSSRLAIGALVAVTAAWGATFIVVQDAVSRMPVMDFLAVRFCLAALVMIAIRPQSLRGMGSPGFKRAAVLGLALGLGYITQTFGLQHASAAVSGFITGMFVVLTPVVSWLVLKRKTGANVWWAVILATIGLAVLSLNGWSIGIGELLTLLCAIFFAFHIVGLGEWSSKHDVYGLAVLQISFVGILSLVAALPGGLTLPPDSGVWGAVVITALVATAFAFVIQTWAQSLVSATRAAVIMTMEPVFAGFFAVVLAGDRLTLRIVIGGALVLAAMLLTELKSKPKPGQMLASSVPNVAGGLEVGNAVSTTEN, from the coding sequence ATGTTCGATAATCTGAAATCTTCATCCAGGCTTGCCATAGGGGCATTAGTCGCCGTTACCGCGGCATGGGGCGCTACTTTCATAGTGGTTCAGGATGCCGTTTCCCGCATGCCGGTTATGGATTTCCTGGCGGTGCGGTTTTGCCTCGCGGCGCTGGTCATGATCGCCATCCGCCCGCAAAGTCTCCGGGGAATGGGTTCGCCAGGTTTCAAAAGAGCGGCTGTTTTAGGTCTGGCCTTGGGACTCGGTTATATTACCCAAACCTTTGGACTCCAGCACGCTTCGGCGGCCGTTTCAGGCTTCATCACTGGAATGTTTGTTGTTTTGACGCCGGTCGTTTCGTGGCTGGTGTTAAAAAGAAAGACCGGCGCCAACGTCTGGTGGGCGGTGATACTCGCCACCATCGGATTAGCAGTCCTCTCGTTGAATGGTTGGTCCATCGGCATCGGGGAACTGCTTACTTTGCTGTGCGCTATTTTCTTTGCCTTCCACATTGTGGGGTTGGGAGAATGGTCATCGAAGCACGATGTTTACGGTTTGGCGGTCTTGCAGATATCGTTCGTAGGCATACTTAGCCTGGTCGCCGCTTTACCCGGTGGCTTGACCCTTCCGCCTGATTCTGGTGTCTGGGGAGCTGTGGTTATCACTGCCCTGGTCGCCACGGCATTTGCTTTTGTTATCCAGACCTGGGCTCAATCCCTTGTCTCGGCGACAAGGGCAGCCGTCATCATGACCATGGAACCGGTATTTGCGGGTTTCTTTGCGGTAGTATTGGCTGGAGATAGACTGACTCTGAGGATCGTAATCGGCGGCGCGCTTGTGCTGGCAGCCATGCTGCTGACCGAACTCAAATCCAAACCCAAGCCCGGGCAAATGCTCGCGTCCAGTGTCCCGAACGTTGCCGGCGGTTTGGAAGTCGGGAACGCGGTCAGTACCACGGAAAACTGA
- a CDS encoding dienelactone hydrolase family protein, with translation MANDGVCPVKIPVNHVILNGDLCLPKGADGLVVFAHGSGSSRLSPRNRRVASALRNAGLGTLLFDLLTEDEESVDNITGELRFNIPFLAERLVAVTEWLEKQPEVPDLPIGYFGASTGAAAALAAAAVLPKYVSAVVSRGGRLDLAMRRLKEVKAPTLLIVGGADTEVLQMNKRAMERLETAKELVVVPGATHLFEEPGAMEEVERLAASWFLKYLTAARSR, from the coding sequence ATGGCGAACGACGGCGTCTGTCCGGTAAAGATTCCGGTCAATCACGTTATCCTTAACGGTGATTTGTGTCTTCCCAAAGGCGCTGACGGGCTGGTGGTGTTTGCCCACGGCAGCGGATCCAGCCGGCTCAGCCCCCGCAACAGGAGAGTAGCCTCGGCACTCAGGAACGCCGGGCTTGGGACGCTATTATTCGACCTGCTGACGGAGGATGAGGAGTCAGTCGATAATATAACCGGCGAACTGAGATTCAACATTCCGTTCCTGGCCGAAAGGCTGGTGGCTGTCACCGAGTGGCTCGAAAAACAACCTGAGGTGCCCGACCTGCCAATCGGTTATTTTGGGGCATCGACCGGCGCCGCCGCCGCGCTGGCAGCCGCCGCGGTACTCCCGAAGTACGTGTCTGCCGTGGTGTCGCGGGGCGGGCGGCTCGACCTGGCAATGAGACGGCTGAAAGAGGTTAAAGCCCCGACTTTATTGATCGTGGGCGGCGCGGATACCGAGGTGCTCCAGATGAACAAACGAGCCATGGAACGATTGGAGACGGCCAAAGAGCTGGTGGTGGTGCCGGGGGCGACCCACCTTTTCGAAGAACCGGGGGCGATGGAGGAGGTCGAGCGACTGGCGGCGTCATGGTTTTTGAAATACCTGACTGCGGCCAGGAGCAGGTAA
- a CDS encoding DUF1697 domain-containing protein → MAASGTAPIGRYIAFLRGINSGSNPSLKMETLRKIFEDAGFRSVKTVLASGNVVFETDQGGDTLEKVIEKELEAKLGYRVPAIILSSAEIARLIDSKPFEGIEVTPQTRLYITFTKALIAPGLALPLKDAAKGFQILSFERGVIRSIVDLDRGITPDLMSALDKNFGKNNTTRNWNTIEKIYSIVK, encoded by the coding sequence ATGGCCGCCTCGGGGACTGCTCCAATAGGCAGGTATATTGCCTTCCTGAGAGGCATCAACAGCGGCTCGAACCCCTCCTTAAAAATGGAGACGCTTCGAAAAATCTTTGAAGACGCCGGTTTCCGGTCTGTAAAAACGGTATTGGCGAGCGGCAACGTCGTTTTTGAGACTGATCAAGGTGGGGATACCCTCGAAAAAGTCATTGAAAAAGAGCTTGAGGCGAAACTCGGCTACAGAGTGCCGGCTATCATATTGTCGTCAGCGGAAATTGCGCGTTTGATAGATTCAAAGCCTTTTGAAGGAATCGAGGTCACTCCGCAGACCAGGCTCTACATCACGTTTACAAAGGCATTAATAGCCCCTGGTTTGGCTCTGCCGCTCAAAGACGCGGCCAAAGGATTCCAGATACTGAGTTTTGAGCGGGGAGTTATCCGGAGCATCGTGGATCTTGACCGGGGGATTACGCCTGATCTGATGAGCGCCCTGGACAAGAATTTCGGGAAAAATAACACGACAAGGAATTGGAATACGATCGAAAAAATCTATTCGATCGTTAAATAA
- a CDS encoding response regulator, whose protein sequence is MTITIFLADDHRVVRSGIRALLEAQPDFEVIGESEDGLDTVQQVEKLHPDVLIVDLMLHGISGIEVCRQVIKHSNRTVVVLLSMYGNESYVQGALRAGARGYLLKESTVDELTSAVREVMKGRHYLSAALSQRAIESYIKQTESDAVADPYEQLSTREREVLHMVVRGYTGADIAKRLFISPRTVEAHRANLMRKLNLRNHSQLLRYALQKGFVPPEPEALKNAAMADEPGEDAAPD, encoded by the coding sequence ATGACCATTACCATTTTCCTGGCTGACGATCACCGTGTCGTGCGGAGTGGTATCCGGGCTCTCCTCGAAGCCCAACCGGATTTTGAAGTCATCGGTGAATCAGAAGACGGTCTCGACACCGTCCAGCAGGTCGAAAAGCTCCACCCTGACGTGCTTATCGTTGATCTGATGCTCCATGGCATCTCAGGCATAGAAGTTTGCCGCCAGGTGATAAAACACTCGAACAGAACCGTGGTCGTCCTGTTGTCCATGTACGGCAACGAGAGTTATGTTCAAGGAGCGCTGCGCGCCGGAGCCAGGGGCTATCTCCTCAAGGAATCCACCGTGGATGAACTGACCAGCGCCGTCCGCGAAGTCATGAAAGGCCGCCATTATTTATCGGCGGCGCTATCCCAGCGGGCAATCGAGTCTTACATCAAGCAAACCGAAAGCGATGCCGTCGCCGACCCTTACGAGCAATTATCGACCAGGGAACGCGAAGTTTTACATATGGTGGTCCGGGGTTATACCGGCGCCGATATCGCGAAGAGGCTTTTTATCAGTCCCCGGACCGTCGAAGCCCACCGGGCCAACCTCATGCGTAAACTCAATCTTCGGAACCACAGTCAGCTCCTCCGTTACGCTCTCCAAAAGGGATTCGTGCCTCCGGAGCCGGAAGCTTTGAAAAATGCGGCAATGGCAGACGAACCGGGCGAAGACGCTGCTCCTGACTAA
- a CDS encoding Hsp20/alpha crystallin family protein, with amino-acid sequence MAMERWQSRHPLAVWQPFRALDQIEKEFDDIFGRSFWPITGGDGGRAEEMMPKMDIFEKEDKYVVKAEVPGIKAEDIDISITGDLLTLKGEKKDESETHEEDFYRRELSYGSFVRSIRLPSSIDVDKISASCDDGILEISLPKAGAVTPKKIATTSKKSEKGGGKVIEAKAKESKPVAKKQNQSK; translated from the coding sequence ATGGCAATGGAGCGATGGCAATCAAGGCACCCTTTGGCGGTATGGCAACCTTTCAGGGCGCTGGACCAGATCGAAAAAGAGTTCGATGATATATTCGGGCGGAGTTTTTGGCCGATAACAGGCGGAGATGGCGGCCGGGCAGAAGAAATGATGCCCAAAATGGATATTTTCGAAAAGGAAGACAAATACGTCGTCAAGGCTGAAGTGCCCGGCATCAAGGCTGAAGATATCGATATCTCAATTACCGGTGACCTGCTGACTCTCAAAGGCGAGAAGAAGGATGAATCAGAAACACACGAAGAAGACTTTTATCGCCGCGAATTGTCCTACGGCTCGTTCGTGCGTTCAATACGGCTGCCCTCGAGCATAGACGTCGACAAGATTTCAGCTTCCTGCGATGATGGGATCCTGGAGATCAGTTTGCCCAAAGCCGGGGCGGTCACTCCCAAGAAGATCGCCACGACATCCAAAAAATCCGAGAAGGGCGGCGGGAAAGTCATCGAGGCTAAAGCCAAAGAGTCCAAACCCGTGGCTAAGAAACAGAACCAATCCAAATAG
- a CDS encoding phosphoribosyltransferase has product MANWRILSRSSETFADRTEAGYLLARELKAFAGENTVVLGVPRGGMAVAGEIARELNARLDIVLSRKLRSPGQPELAFGAISEDGHVSLNQEVVRLLDVSDAYIEQETAFQLAEIKRRNRIFREISPKVPLDGQVAIITDDGVATGATFAAALAAARNERPGKLIAALPVSPEDTVKSLARLADELICLRAPAVFGAVGQFYRDFQQLDDDDVLNILREGKSR; this is encoded by the coding sequence GTGGCTAATTGGCGGATCCTCAGCCGTAGCAGCGAGACATTTGCCGACAGGACTGAAGCCGGCTACCTGCTGGCGCGTGAACTGAAGGCATTCGCGGGGGAGAACACCGTCGTCCTGGGGGTTCCCCGCGGTGGCATGGCGGTCGCTGGTGAGATCGCCCGGGAGCTTAATGCCAGGTTGGACATCGTCTTATCGCGTAAACTGCGCAGCCCGGGACAACCTGAATTGGCTTTTGGCGCTATTTCCGAAGACGGTCACGTCTCACTCAACCAGGAAGTAGTCCGCCTGCTCGACGTCAGTGATGCCTACATTGAACAGGAAACAGCCTTCCAGTTAGCCGAGATCAAGCGGCGAAACCGTATTTTCCGCGAAATAAGTCCGAAAGTGCCGCTGGATGGGCAGGTTGCCATTATCACCGATGACGGTGTTGCGACCGGTGCGACCTTTGCAGCGGCCCTGGCCGCGGCCCGGAATGAGCGCCCGGGCAAACTGATCGCTGCCCTCCCGGTCAGTCCGGAAGATACGGTCAAATCTCTGGCCAGGCTCGCCGACGAACTGATCTGCCTGAGGGCTCCGGCTGTATTTGGCGCCGTCGGCCAGTTTTACCGGGACTTCCAACAGCTTGACGACGATGATGTTTTGAATATTCTGCGCGAAGGCAAATCGCGATAA
- the msrA gene encoding peptide-methionine (S)-S-oxide reductase MsrA, giving the protein MIESAVFGGGCFWCVQAIFSRLNGVNKVTSGYAGGQAPNPTYEQVCTGRTGHAEVVKIEFDPAVISYHDLLQVFYKAHDPTTPNRQGADIGTQYRSVIFYSTERQKTVAEDYIAQLTAQKAYPQQIVTEVKPMEAFYPAEDYHQDYYQLHPEKGYCQAVIAPKLMKLFKH; this is encoded by the coding sequence ATGATCGAGAGCGCGGTCTTCGGAGGCGGCTGCTTCTGGTGCGTTCAGGCCATCTTCAGCCGGTTGAATGGTGTCAACAAAGTTACTTCCGGTTACGCCGGCGGCCAGGCACCCAACCCAACATATGAACAGGTTTGCACCGGCCGGACAGGCCATGCCGAGGTCGTCAAGATTGAGTTCGATCCGGCGGTAATTTCGTACCATGATTTGCTCCAGGTGTTTTACAAGGCTCACGATCCCACCACTCCGAATCGGCAGGGAGCCGATATCGGAACCCAGTATCGCTCGGTGATTTTCTATTCAACTGAGCGTCAGAAAACTGTAGCTGAAGATTATATCGCTCAACTGACCGCACAAAAGGCATACCCGCAGCAGATAGTCACAGAGGTCAAACCGATGGAAGCCTTTTATCCCGCCGAGGACTACCACCAGGACTATTATCAGCTTCACCCGGAAAAAGGCTACTGCCAGGCGGTCATCGCTCCCAAGCTCATGAAGCTTTTCAAACATTGA
- a CDS encoding methionine-R-sulfoxide reductase has protein sequence MTSWHEQRLTSLRSELGGGRKVIAFPRSLKPASVTPKELEVLKTVEEELKDTFLLVYEPDMSLELSRKDEDEAKAFNKLTPEEERILIHKGTEPPGTGKYNDFFKEGTYRCKRCNTPLFSSDTKFDSGCGWPSFDDALPGAVKEIPDADGRRTEIVCAACGGHLGHVFRGEHKTPRDTRMCVNSLSIDFKSEKEQKK, from the coding sequence ATGACATCATGGCATGAACAGCGTTTGACTTCCCTTAGGTCGGAACTTGGAGGCGGCAGAAAAGTAATCGCCTTTCCACGCAGCCTCAAACCCGCCTCGGTTACCCCCAAGGAGTTGGAAGTCCTGAAAACCGTTGAAGAAGAACTCAAGGACACTTTTCTGTTGGTTTACGAACCGGATATGTCTTTGGAGTTGTCACGAAAAGACGAGGACGAAGCAAAGGCATTCAATAAGCTGACCCCTGAGGAAGAGCGGATCCTCATCCATAAAGGCACGGAACCTCCGGGTACCGGAAAATATAATGATTTCTTCAAAGAAGGCACCTACCGGTGCAAGCGCTGCAATACTCCCCTGTTCTCATCGGACACTAAATTCGATTCTGGTTGCGGCTGGCCGAGTTTTGACGACGCGCTGCCGGGTGCGGTTAAAGAGATACCGGATGCCGACGGGCGCCGTACGGAGATTGTCTGCGCCGCCTGCGGTGGTCATCTCGGACACGTTTTTCGCGGCGAACACAAAACTCCCAGGGATACCAGGATGTGCGTCAATTCACTTTCAATCGACTTCAAATCTGAGAAGGAACAAAAGAAATGA
- the tatA gene encoding twin-arginine translocase TatA/TatE family subunit — MRLGPPEIILILIVVILIFGVGKLPQIGKSLGEGLRSFKQAQDEVNTEVKSINASVEGKPAAKAKSAEPVNTQPPPPAPPQAGDDA, encoded by the coding sequence ATGAGACTCGGACCTCCAGAAATCATCCTCATTCTAATAGTGGTCATCCTGATTTTCGGCGTTGGTAAACTTCCCCAGATTGGGAAATCCCTGGGCGAAGGGTTGCGTTCATTCAAGCAAGCACAGGATGAAGTCAACACTGAGGTCAAATCAATTAACGCGTCCGTGGAAGGGAAGCCAGCAGCCAAGGCAAAATCCGCCGAGCCGGTGAATACTCAACCGCCTCCTCCGGCGCCTCCCCAAGCCGGTGATGATGCGTAG
- a CDS encoding NAD(P)/FAD-dependent oxidoreductase, whose product MSLHADVIVVGAGPAGSRTAARLAAAGYDVIVLERRLELGHPVCCTGIISVPCLEKFGVTPDLVFRQYRGACVHSPGGATVNFDRPSVQAVAIDRARFDKVMAESAVSAGARLLLGAAVTDIEIMESQALVRFTHGGSPRTASARCVIIAAGVSPRLTGKLGMGTISHAALGLQTEVATIRPVGVELFIDRTYAPGYFAWMAPISDTKAKIGLIARRREKTGLQLLIDKLRSEGRLGDELDKVSCRPIPLSTLPRTYSNRVIAVGDSAGQVKPTTGGGLYYGLLCADIASDTICTALAAGDVTAGSLKKYEQGWRAAIGRDLFLGRLGRSLFQRMPDPIIDRLISKARDSGAVERLMRDDDFSFDWHGKALLKAAGALLTSIF is encoded by the coding sequence ATGTCTCTCCACGCTGATGTCATCGTCGTCGGTGCCGGACCGGCTGGGTCCAGGACAGCCGCCCGCTTGGCGGCTGCCGGTTACGATGTCATCGTGCTGGAACGTCGCCTTGAGCTCGGGCACCCTGTCTGTTGCACCGGGATCATCAGCGTCCCCTGCCTGGAGAAATTCGGCGTCACCCCCGATCTGGTCTTTCGTCAATATCGCGGAGCCTGTGTTCACTCTCCGGGCGGCGCCACCGTCAATTTTGATCGTCCGTCCGTTCAGGCTGTCGCCATCGATCGGGCACGATTCGACAAAGTAATGGCGGAATCCGCGGTATCAGCGGGAGCCCGACTTTTGCTTGGCGCCGCCGTAACCGATATCGAGATAATGGAAAGCCAGGCTTTGGTGCGCTTTACCCACGGTGGATCACCCCGCACCGCCTCCGCACGCTGCGTGATTATCGCAGCCGGCGTGTCGCCGAGGTTAACCGGAAAGCTGGGCATGGGCACAATCAGCCATGCGGCTCTCGGCTTACAGACTGAGGTGGCGACTATACGGCCGGTTGGTGTCGAACTGTTCATCGATAGAACTTATGCTCCAGGATATTTTGCCTGGATGGCTCCGATATCCGACACAAAGGCCAAGATCGGTCTTATCGCCCGCCGCCGGGAGAAAACTGGCCTTCAATTGTTAATCGACAAACTACGGTCGGAAGGTCGGCTCGGAGATGAACTGGATAAAGTTAGCTGCAGGCCGATACCCCTATCCACCCTGCCCCGCACCTACTCCAATCGCGTGATCGCCGTCGGCGATTCAGCCGGCCAGGTCAAGCCGACCACCGGGGGAGGGCTTTATTACGGTCTTTTATGCGCTGACATCGCGTCCGATACCATTTGCACCGCTCTGGCGGCCGGAGATGTTACCGCCGGTTCGCTAAAGAAATATGAACAGGGTTGGCGGGCAGCGATCGGCCGTGATCTGTTTCTCGGGCGGCTGGGAAGATCCTTGTTTCAGCGCATGCCCGACCCCATTATCGATCGGCTGATATCGAAAGCCAGGGACTCGGGGGCAGTTGAACGCCTGATGAGGGACGACGATTTTTCTTTCGACTGGCATGGAAAGGCCCTTCTAAAAGCTGCCGGCGCGCTGCTGACTTCGATCTTTTAG